A portion of the Tiliqua scincoides isolate rTilSci1 chromosome 3, rTilSci1.hap2, whole genome shotgun sequence genome contains these proteins:
- the GPR15 gene encoding G-protein coupled receptor 15, translating into MEGPNFSNYDYYDYNYSSPEPPEDCPALQVPYKYIFLPAVYGTVFLLGVVGNAVLMGALIFKRRIWRLVDIFIINLAASDFIFLITLPFWVDKEMYSGLWRSGSFFCKGSSYVISVNMFCSIFLLTCLCIDRYLAIMYPSMARKIRTKLYSIILCVCVWILSCLLGLPTLLSRELRSFEDGNMYCMEKDPTFTNRIVALLVLILAFFVPLFIILMFYCSITKKLCVHYHKSGKHDKKLRKSIKIVFIVVIAFVFSWTPFNIFKLLALISGIQELKPPFCLPFKVAHLGMELSAPFAFANSCVNPFIYYFFDDYIYRTVLKLSCMKTNSLGSSSDSSLSRLSYFMNTFEHGEDVSRRRRRSVSF; encoded by the coding sequence ATGGAAGGGCCAAATTTCAGCAATTATGATTATTATGATTATAATTATTCAAGCCCAGAGCCTCCTGAAGACTGCCCAGCTCTTCAGGTGCCCTACAAATATATTTTTCTGCCTGCAGTTTATGGCACTGTGTTCCTACTGGGAGTTGTTGGCAATGCTGTTCTGATGGGAGCTCTAATCTTCAAACGGCGTATCTGGAGGCTAGTTGATATATTCATTATCAATTTAGCAGCATCTGATTTTATTTTCCTTATCACACTGCCCTTTTGGGTGGACAAGGAGATGTACTCTGGTCTTTGGAGATCAGGCTCCTTTTTCTGCAAAGGCAGTTCCTACGTAATCTCAGTCAACATGTTCTGCAGTATCTTCCTTCTCACTTGCCTGTGTATTGACAGGTATCTGGCCATCATGTACCCATCCATGGCTAGGAAGATCAGGACAAAGTTGTATTCCATCATCCTTTGTGTCTGCGTCTGGATTCTGTCCTGCCTGCTAGGATTGCCTACCCTTCTGTCCAGAGAACTGAGAAGCTTTGAAGACGGCAACATGTATTGCATGGAAAAGGATCCTACATTCACTAACCGGATTGTGGCACTGCTGGTGTTAATTTTGGCATTCTTTGTCCCTTTGTTCATCATCTTGATGTTTTATTGTTCCATCACCAAGAAGCTCTGTGTGCATTATCACAAATCTGGGAAACATGACAAGAAGCTGAGGAAATCCATCAAAATTGTCTTCATTGTGGTGATTGCTTTTGTTTTCTCCTGGActcctttcaatatttttaagCTTCTAGCTCTGATCTCAGGCATTCAGGAATTGAAGCCACCTTTTTGCCTTCCCTTCAAAGTTGCACACCTAGGTATGGAACTGAGTGCGCCATTTGCATTTGCCAATAGTTGTGTCAACCCTTTCATCTACTACTTCTTTGATGACTACATTTATAGGACTGTGCTAAAACTTTCTTGCATGAAGACCAATAGCCTTGGAAGTAGTTCGGATTCATCACTCTCTCGCCTTAGCTACTTCATGAATACTTTTGAACATGGAGAAGATGTttctaggaggaggaggaggtctgtgTCATTCTGA
- the ILDR1 gene encoding immunoglobulin-like domain-containing receptor 1, with the protein MAWSWQWLLVVLTWFPAGCLSVLVSVPNTERYTTLFASVTLRCDYSTSAPLQDVVVTWRYRSFCKDPILDYYSAAYQAGLAIGQDPSNDCNDNQREVRIVAQKRGQNEPVLGVDYRQRKITIQNQADLVISEVMWWDHGVYYCTVEATGDTAGDPDKEVKLIVLNWLTVIFIILGCLLLLLLIGVCWCQCCPQYCCCHVRCPCCPSCCCCNEKALERHHFMKQARDMFPWMAHSHSSSYQLNPLLQKDVSLPSSQRLMPPLAQVPPNNKVLDYLESEIRNLNPAQTQLPSHHIGSSRHPSILTSLGSEIVERRVIQLPPIIERIPSSQRTSISSHPQQSIRNPRPPSHASEDEREGRRRRLSSLDEESRFSNYRESWERHGDRRVERWRDDSHYDRSRSFRPDVSPILRRRNSLDSYPEDARREHTGRQQSNRRHRYSERQINQHLNGRDSGCYRRGWQRRRSYSPPSRRESWSSTDEEYARAKRNIRQHYERHFPDWPEEKPPSYRSIEITPAKKTRSPREQQSEKGSSRSGRSVVI; encoded by the exons GTTGCCTCTCTGTTCTGGTGTCTGTGCCCAATACTGAGCGATACACGACTTTATTTGCATCTGTGACCCTCCGGTGTGACTACAGTACCtcagcaccactgcaggatgtggtggtgacCTGGCGCTATAGGTCCTTCTGCAAAGACCCCATTCTTGACTACTACTCTGCTG CCTATCAAGCAGGCCTAGCTATTGGACAAGATCCTTCCAATGACTGCAATGACAACCAACGGGAAGTCCGAATTGTTGCTCAGAAAAGAGGACAGAATgaaccagtgctgggtgttgatTACAGGCAGCGGAAGATCACCATCCAGAACC AAGCTGATCTTGTGATCAGTGAGGTGATGTGGTGGGACCATGGAGTCTATTACTGTACTGTTGAGGCTACTGGAGATACTGCTGGTGACCCAGACAAAGAGGTCAAGCTCATTGTTTTGA ATTGGCTGACTGTGATCTTCATAATCCTTGGTTGCCTCCTCCTCTTGCTGCTGATTGGAGtgtgctggtgccagtgctgtCCTCAGTATTGCTGCTGCCATGTCCGCTGTCCTTGCTGCCCATCTTGTTGCTGTTGCAATGAAAAAG CCCTGGAAAGACATCACTTCATGAAACAGGCTCGAGATATGTTCCCTTGGATGGCTCACTCCCACTCATCTTCATACCAACTCAACCCACTGCTACAAAAAG ATGTGTCTCTACCAAGTAGTCAACGGCTTATGCCTCCACTTGCCCAGGTGCCTCCCAACAATAAAGTCTTGGACTACCTTGAGTCTGAGATCAGGAACCTCAACCCAGCACAGACCCAGTTGCCTTCGCACCACATTGGGAGCAGCCGGCACCCTAGTATACTCACTTCTTTGGGCTCGGAGATTGTGGAACGTAGAGTAATCCAGCTGCCTCCCATCATTGAGCGTATCCCATCTTCTCAGAGGACTAGCATTTCATCACATCCTCAGCAGTCTATTCGTAATCCAAGACCGCCAAGCCACGCAAGTGAAgatgagagggagggaaggaggaggaggctttCGTCATTGGATGAAGAGTCTCGTTTCAGCAACTATCGCGAATCATGGGAGAGGCATGGAGATCGTAGAGTCGAGAGGTGGAGGGACGACAGTCATTATGATAGGTCACGAAGTTTCAGGCCCGATGTATCACCTATACTGCGCAGGAGGAACAGTCTTGATTCCTACCCAGAGGATGCCAGAAGGGAGCACACTGGTCGACAACAGTCCAACAGAAGACATCGATATTCAGAGAGGCAGATCAATCAACACCTCAATGGACGGGATAGTGGCTGTTATCGCCGTGGCTGGCAACGGCGTCGCAGCTATTCTCCACCATCCCGTCGGGAGTCCTGGAGCTCAACTGATGAGGAATATGCACGTGCAAAGAGAAACATAAGGCAACATTATGAGCGCCACTTCCCAGATTGGCCAGAAGAGAAACCCCCTAGTTATCGCTCTATAGAAATCACtccagccaaaaaaaccagaagcccCAGAGAGCAACAGTCG gAGAAAGGCAGCTCTCGTAGTGGAAGGAGTGTTGTCATTTAG